The DNA region CTTGATCAAAGTAGGTGAAAAAACTATAACTAAACCTACACTTTGAAGATAGCAAACCTCAAAAGTTTGTCAGAGTTTGAATTAACTTTCAAGTTGAAATTACTGCACCAACAAAATTAGGATGCAGATTGTTTTTATTCTCTCAATGCGTAAATCCCAAAGGAGATAAGTATGTACGCCAATCTCATCAAAGATAATTTCGTGAAATTAACTCGTATGGTTGCTATCGGTACAGCCGCAGCATCTGTTACGCTTGTCGGCATCATCCCCCCGACCTTTGCTGCCCCCCTTGCACCAAGCTGCATCAGGATAACAAGTCAATCATCAAGGAGTATAAGGGTTAACAATACATGTGGAACACAGAAGAGAGTGAAGGTCGTTCTTGCCTTTGCACCAGACAAAGCATGTACGGCTATCAATCCTGGTCAAAACACTTTGTCATGGAGGATAGGTAGATTTGATAGACTGGAAAGCTGTTAATTTTATTTAGTTCACAGGTTACAATTTCAGATCACATCTCTAAAACCTATCTTTAATAAGTGTGATACCGCCCCCAGTAGCAAGCTATTGGGGGCTTATTAATTCTCTGCAATGCCTACGGGAAAAACTATGTGCTACGTAAAGCTGTAACAGGATTTAGCTGACTAGCTCGTAAAGCCGGGAGAAAACCAGCGCCTACCCCCACCAGCAGGGCCGACCCTAAGGACAAGGCTGCTGTACTACTTTCAAATTGGTACGGTAAATCAAAAGTACCGACAACCACCAATGTCAACCCATGCACTGTCATCAGCGCTACAGTTCCCCCCAATAAACTCAAAACCGCCGCTTCTAGAATGAACTGCAACATGATGTCCTGCTTTGTTGCCCCGATCGCTAGCTTCAGACCAATTTCGGCAGTCCGCTCCGCTACGGTGGCGATGGTAATATTGGCAATGCCGACACCACCCACCAATAGAGAGATTACTCCCACTGCTGCCAGTGCCATTGAAACAGATTCAAGGGTTTTCTGTTGCTCTAGGATGTCTTCGACATTGTTAGTAACATAAAATTTTTGACTTGGAAATCGCTGCTCCAACAGTTTTTTTGTCTGGTCTTCCAAGTTTTTCAGGTCTTCGAGTTTGCGGGGGCGCATCCAAATAGTTCCAATATCCTGGCTACCCATTAAAGCGTTGAAAACCGACATCGGTATCAGTAGCTCACCTTCAGGCGCCTCGTTGTTACCGGGATTAGTCTTTACCACCCCTACAACGATATAGGGACGGCGATTAGCATAAATGCGCTTACTCGTTGGCTTTTGACCTTTGAAAAGTTTGTCCGCGAGAAATTGATCAATTACCACTACAGGTCTATAGCTGGCAAAATCTGCTCTTGTGAAGAATCGTCCCTTCACTAATTGCTTACCGGATGTGAGCAAGAAGTTTTGGGAAACACCCAACATCGAAGGATTCTTTGCTTCCTGATCTTGAAAAAATGTTTGAAAAGAAGTTGAGGAACTGGAGGCACTGATTGCTTGCAAGCCCAAGAGCCGTTTTTGCAAGAATTTCATGTCTTCTAGCCGAAGAACTTGGGACTCCGGGAATACTACGACCTGAGGAGCATCTCGCTCTGCCATTTGACGGGCAATCACTGCCCTACTGATGCTGCCGACCTGAAGCGTCGCTGTTACCGCAGCTACACCCATGAAAACGCCCAAAGTGGTTAGGGTGGAACGCAGAGCGTTGCCGCCCAGAGAGCGGCAAGTAAGAGCTAGTAGGTCAAAAGGTTTGAGACTCATTGTGCTATTCGCTTTTAGTTTCAGTCGAATTGTCTTCGGGAACGCTTGGCATTCCTGGTTCTGATTTGGAATCAGTTGCGGGCAGCACCACTTGATCTCCAGGGCGCAGACCAGAAGTCACTTCTACATTAGTCAACCCCTCTAGCCCTAAAGTGATGTTTTTTTTCTGAGCCTTACCTTGTTTATCCCGCACCAATACATAGGGCTTTTCTTCAGAGCGGACAATCGCTTCCGTGTCCAAAACCACCACATTCTGTCGCTGTTGCAAAATAATCTCGACATTTACCTGGCTGCCTGGAATCAGCTTGCCAGAAGGGGTATTAAGTCGCACTTTTGCAGATACCGTTGCTTGTCCCGGTTGTTGGCTACTGCTTTGGCTTTCGTTCCCAGAAGAAGTGGTTGCTATAGGAGACAAACTTTGCACCCTTCCCTGAAATGACTCAGCATTAGGGCCGATAACGCTGATGCGGGCTAATTGGTTGACTCGGACTTTAGCCGCATTCAGGGTGGAAAGCTGGAGCGACACCAGTTCTTCGGTGGGGTCGCCCAATGTGAGCATATCAGTACGCACCTGAACCCCTTCCCCATCCTTAACTTTGATGTCGAGAACTTTACCATTAATAGGCGCAGTCAAGAGATTATTCTGGAGTTGCTGCTGGATTTTTTGGAGTTCAAGCTGAAGGCGCTGGAGTTCACGGATATCAGTGTTGACCGCTAACTGAGCCTCGCGCAGTGCAGATTGAGCTTCCATAATTTTGTTCTGCGTTTGCTGTTGCGTATTTTGTAGCTCTATCTGAAGGTTTTGAAGTTCGATGATATCGGTGTTAACGGTTAACTGAGCCTGCCCTGCGGCAGATTTGGCGCGGCGAACCTGTTCCTCCTGTGTGCGAAGTTCATTTTTGGCAATGAAGCCCCTTTTATCCAGAGCCTCAAGCTCTTGGAGTTTCCTTTCCTCGGCTTTTAGGTCTTCCTCAGCTTCGACAAATTTTTGGTGGTTACTTTCTAGAGTAAGTTTCTGTTTTTGAATCTGGAATTGCTTATTTGTCTGATTTTCCCGTTTAGCTGCTTTTAGCTTTTCCTCGGCTTCAACAACTTTCTGGCGGTTACTAGCCAGAGTGAGTTGCTGTTTTTCAATCTGCAACTGCTGGTTGATGAGGATAGTTTGTCGGTCGGGGTTACGCAGAATAATTAGTGGCTGACCAGATTTTACCCGATCGCCAAGCCGTACTAGCACGCGATCGACTGCTCCTTCTGCTGGAGACTTAAGAGTTTGTTGACCACGCAGTTCAAGAATACCGCTCTCATTGATTGAGGTTTCAATGTTGCCGCGTTCTACAGTGACAACAGGCTGCTGTGCCGACTCTGGTGGTCGATTTTGATGGACATAAACTAGCCAGCCCCCAGCGCTAACCGAAGCCAAAACTGCTGACCAGGCTAACCATTTAACTCCTGTCTTAAATTTCTTTTTACCCTGCTCCATAAACGCAGCGCCCGCCGTTTTTGAGGTCATATAATCCTTTGCGGCTGAATCAAATAGTTGAAATGGCGTTGTCTAACTTTACCATTCGGCTGGGCAAGCTTGTATCAGCGATTAAAATTAGTATATTGCCTAACTCTACTTCAATATTGTGAAATTAAATCTAGTAATTCAAGGTTTTTAAACTTCTTTTTTATGCATAATTCAAGGATTTATGTTTTTATTACTATTCCGACTCATGCAATCGGAAGCTGAGGTTATATCTGGTAGCTCATGGTCGTAGTTTAAGCCCATTGCACAGGATCTAATTGATAGTAGCGTTGCAGTTGCTCATAAAGTGTCGGATGCTTAGACAGCAATTGGTGTGGTTTCTCAAAGAATGTCTCAGTCGCTACGGCAAAAAATTCTGCGGGATTCGTTGCACCATAGCTATCCATTACCGTCTTTGCACCTTGTAGAACATCATTACAAAGTTGCTGATATTCTTCTGTCATCACCTTTGCCCAAATAGCATAGTCTGATTTGCTTTTCAGTATAGGAACTCCTTCAGCTTTACCATCTTCTTGATCCAACTGATGGGCGAATTCATGAAGCACAACGTTACGTCCATCTTCCCAGTTATTAATGTCTTGTTTGACTTGTTCCCAAGACAGTACTACTTGGTCATTTGCCCACGATTCACCTAGCCTTGCCACACGCCTCTCTTCAACAACATATTTTCCGATGGAAGTCGTTTCTTGAACAAAATAAGCGTTGGGATACACCAGAATTGAACGAAGTCTGGGGAAGTATTGACCACGTTCATTTAATAGGAGCAAACAGGCGATCGCAGCAAGAGTCAGTTTCATTTCCTCTGTCACCTGTAATCCTCTACAACCAATGAATTGCTTTTCTGCTAAGAATACTTGAATATGTCCCTGAAGTCGTCTGATTTCATTGGGAGAGAGACACAGATAAATAGGAAGATTATTCTCAACAATTGCATTCCACAGTGGGGGTAAATGACGGCGTTTGAGACGGTTTCTTCGCCTTTTTACTAGAATAGGATTGATTAAAATCCCGGTGAGAATCAGCCC from Nostoc commune NIES-4072 includes:
- a CDS encoding M90 family metallopeptidase, which codes for MIQTIVVFIIIGLILTGILINPILVKRRRNRLKRRHLPPLWNAIVENNLPIYLCLSPNEIRRLQGHIQVFLAEKQFIGCRGLQVTEEMKLTLAAIACLLLLNERGQYFPRLRSILVYPNAYFVQETTSIGKYVVEERRVARLGESWANDQVVLSWEQVKQDINNWEDGRNVVLHEFAHQLDQEDGKAEGVPILKSKSDYAIWAKVMTEEYQQLCNDVLQGAKTVMDSYGATNPAEFFAVATETFFEKPHQLLSKHPTLYEQLQRYYQLDPVQWA
- a CDS encoding ABC transporter permease — protein: MSLKPFDLLALTCRSLGGNALRSTLTTLGVFMGVAAVTATLQVGSISRAVIARQMAERDAPQVVVFPESQVLRLEDMKFLQKRLLGLQAISASSSSTSFQTFFQDQEAKNPSMLGVSQNFLLTSGKQLVKGRFFTRADFASYRPVVVIDQFLADKLFKGQKPTSKRIYANRRPYIVVGVVKTNPGNNEAPEGELLIPMSVFNALMGSQDIGTIWMRPRKLEDLKNLEDQTKKLLEQRFPSQKFYVTNNVEDILEQQKTLESVSMALAAVGVISLLVGGVGIANITIATVAERTAEIGLKLAIGATKQDIMLQFILEAAVLSLLGGTVALMTVHGLTLVVVGTFDLPYQFESSTAALSLGSALLVGVGAGFLPALRASQLNPVTALRST
- a CDS encoding efflux RND transporter periplasmic adaptor subunit, which produces MTSKTAGAAFMEQGKKKFKTGVKWLAWSAVLASVSAGGWLVYVHQNRPPESAQQPVVTVERGNIETSINESGILELRGQQTLKSPAEGAVDRVLVRLGDRVKSGQPLIILRNPDRQTILINQQLQIEKQQLTLASNRQKVVEAEEKLKAAKRENQTNKQFQIQKQKLTLESNHQKFVEAEEDLKAEERKLQELEALDKRGFIAKNELRTQEEQVRRAKSAAGQAQLTVNTDIIELQNLQIELQNTQQQTQNKIMEAQSALREAQLAVNTDIRELQRLQLELQKIQQQLQNNLLTAPINGKVLDIKVKDGEGVQVRTDMLTLGDPTEELVSLQLSTLNAAKVRVNQLARISVIGPNAESFQGRVQSLSPIATTSSGNESQSSSQQPGQATVSAKVRLNTPSGKLIPGSQVNVEIILQQRQNVVVLDTEAIVRSEEKPYVLVRDKQGKAQKKNITLGLEGLTNVEVTSGLRPGDQVVLPATDSKSEPGMPSVPEDNSTETKSE